The window ACTGGTCAGCGTGTACTTGCTCGGCTGCTCCAGGGCGGTGAGGTAAATAGCAGGCTTGACCAGCGAGCCGATCGGCCTGACCGCATCAATAGCCCGGTTGAACCCTGCATAACCGGCTTTGCGACTGCCAATCAACGCCTGGACTTCACCAGTCTCCGGATTGGTCACGACCATGGCCGCTTCAACGTCGTCGACACCCTTGCGACCGGCAAGCCGCTTGAAGGCCTCACTCATCGCCGACTCAGACTTCATCTGCAGGATCGGATCGAAGCTGGTGAAGATGCGCAGGCCTTCTTCGGTCAAGTCTTCGTCGCGATAGTCTTCGCGCAACTGACGCTTGACCAGATCCAGGAAGCCAGGGAACGAGCTGTCCGCCAGGCTGCCGGTCTTGGTCACGCCCAACGGCATCTGCTTGGCGGCCGCGACAACTTCGGCAGTGGCGACGCCTTGCTGTTCAAGCAGGTCGAGCACCAGGTTACGACGCTCCAGCGCGCGCTCCGGGTTGCGTCGCGGGTTGTAATAGGAAGGCCCTTTGACCAGCCCTACCAGCAACGCCACCTGATGCAGCTTCAACTCGGACAATGGCTGGCTAAAGAAATACTGGCTGGCGAGGCCAAAACCATGCACCGCCCGCTGACCGTCCTGGCCGACGAACACTTCGTTCAGGTACGCCTCGAGAATTTCCTGCTTGCTGTAATGCACCTCAAGCAAGACCGCCATCATGGCTTCAGTCAGCTTGCGCGTCAGGCTGCGTTCGTTGGTCAGGTAGAAGTTCTTGACCAATTGCTGGGTCAGGGTACTGCCGCCCTGGCGCATCTGCCCGGCCGACGCATTGACCCAGAAAGCCCGCGCGATGGACTTGGGCGAGACACCGAAGTGGTGATAGAAATCCCGGTCTTCGACAGTGACCAAGGTATCAAGCAGATACGGCGGCGCCTGATCCAGCTTGATCAGGATCCGGTCTTCAAGATTCTTCGGATAAAGCCCGCCGATCATCAGCGGCTCCAGCCGGGCTACCGCCAGCTTGGCGCCGCTGCCTGAAGCCAGGTCAGCCACATAGTCGCCCGAGAAGCGCACGCGGATCTGCTGCGCAGGGTCACTGCCTTCGTAAAACTGAAACCCACGGGTGTTGAGATCAACCGTGTTGCCATTAACAGCAGCGGCACCGGGACCGTTGGCCACGCTTTCGCGCCGATAGCCCAAGGCGTCGAGCTCGATCAGGAAATCGTCCTTGCTCAGTTTTTGCCCTACGAAAAGCTCAAGCGGGCGCGCATACACCTTGGCGGGGATAGTCCAGCGCTTGCCGGAAAACTTCTCCTGAACGACGGCGTCCAGATAGATGGCGAAGCCTGCCAGTATCACGACACCGACGATGCTGAGCTTCAATGCCCAGCCCATCCAGGTGCGAAGGCGGCTGGGGGCAGGTTTTTTTGCTTTGCGGGGAGTACGAGTTCGAGTCATGGCGGCGGATTATACGCACTTTGCAAGGGATCGACAGACGCCCATGCCAGTGGTTTGCAGCCTAGCGTTGAGCGGCCATAATGGCCGCCTGAAAGCATTCACCGAATCATCACTTTGAAGGATCGTCCGTGAGCCAGTCACTGATTGCAGCCCTGCAGAACCCAGCCCTCTTCCCCCATGCAGTCGAGGGCTTCCAGGTCATCGAAACGCACATTTCGTGGGTCCTGCTCACCGGTCCTTTCGTTTACAAAATCAAGAAGCCGATGAATTTCGGCTTTCTCGACTTTACGACCCTGGCCGCGCGCGAACACTTTTGTAACGAAGAACTGCGCCTGAACCAGCGCCTCACTGAAGATTTGTACCTGGAAGTGCTGCCGATTACCGGCACTGCGCAAAACCCGCAGCTAGGCGGCGAAGGCGAAGTCATCGAATACGCTTTGAAAATGCGCCAGTTCCCACAAACCGGATTGCTCAGCACCTTGCAGGCAAACGGCGAACTCACCCCTACGCATATCGACCAGATCGCTGCGCAGATCGGCGAATTCCACATCAGCGCCCCGCGCGTGACGAGCGAAAGCGACCTGGGCTCGCCCGACAGCGTCATGGCGCCCGTCGCGCAAAACTTCGAACAGATCCGCGCGATGATCAGCGAAAAGGCAGACCTGCTTCAGCTTGATGCTTTGCAAGCCTGGGCTGAATCGAGCTTCGAACGCCTCAAGCCGCTGCTCACACAGCGCAAGGCAGACGGCTTTATCCGCGAGTGTCATGGCGACATCCACCTGGGCAACATCACGCTGATCGACAACAAGGTCGTGATCTTCGACTGCATCGAGTTCAACGAGCCGTTCCGCAAGACCGATGTGTATGCCGATATCGGCTTCCTTGCGATGGACCTGGAAGACCGAGGCCTCAAGTCCCTGTCACGTCGCCTGATCAGCAACTACCTTGAGCTGACCGGCGACTATCAAGGCCTGGAGTTGTTGAATTTCTACAAAGCCTACCGCGCCATGGTGCGCGCCAAGGTCGCACTCTTCGGCCTGTCCCCTGACGCTGACCTGGTGCAGCGCGGCGCAGTCATGCGTCAGTACCGCAACTACGCGAATCTGGCAGAAAGCTACAGCGCCATTCCTTCGCGCTTCCTTGTCATTACTCACGGTGTATCAGCAGTCGGCAAAAGTCATGTCGCCATGCGCCTGGTGGAATCGCTGGGCGCCGTGCGCCTGCGTTCTGATGTCGAACGCAAACGCCTGTTTGCCGACAAGAGCCAAGCGTCAGGTCTCTATGACGCAGACGCCAGCGTTGCCACCTACCAGCGCCTGCATGAGCTGGCCGCTGTCGTGTTGCGCGCCGGGTTCCCGGTCATCATTGATGCCACGTACCTCAAGCAGCACCAGCGCGGCGCCGCAGCAGCGGTTGCCGAAGCGACGGGCGTGCCGTTCCTGATCCTGGATTGCGAAGCGCCACAGGCCGTCATTGCTGGCTGGCTGGAACAGCGCCAGGCGCAGAGCAACGATCCTTCCGACGCGACACTGGCGGTTATTGAAGCTCAGCAAGCCAGTCGGGAACCGCTGACCATTGAGGAAACACTGCAAAGCAAGCGCGTCGAAACCAATAAAAGCAGCG of the Paucimonas lemoignei genome contains:
- a CDS encoding Uma3, giving the protein MSQSLIAALQNPALFPHAVEGFQVIETHISWVLLTGPFVYKIKKPMNFGFLDFTTLAAREHFCNEELRLNQRLTEDLYLEVLPITGTAQNPQLGGEGEVIEYALKMRQFPQTGLLSTLQANGELTPTHIDQIAAQIGEFHISAPRVTSESDLGSPDSVMAPVAQNFEQIRAMISEKADLLQLDALQAWAESSFERLKPLLTQRKADGFIRECHGDIHLGNITLIDNKVVIFDCIEFNEPFRKTDVYADIGFLAMDLEDRGLKSLSRRLISNYLELTGDYQGLELLNFYKAYRAMVRAKVALFGLSPDADLVQRGAVMRQYRNYANLAESYSAIPSRFLVITHGVSAVGKSHVAMRLVESLGAVRLRSDVERKRLFADKSQASGLYDADASVATYQRLHELAAVVLRAGFPVIIDATYLKQHQRGAAAAVAEATGVPFLILDCEAPQAVIAGWLEQRQAQSNDPSDATLAVIEAQQASREPLTIEETLQSKRVETNKSSDLDSLVENLRQRLPGV
- the mrcB gene encoding peptidoglycan glycosyltransferase, giving the protein MGWALKLSIVGVVILAGFAIYLDAVVQEKFSGKRWTIPAKVYARPLELFVGQKLSKDDFLIELDALGYRRESVANGPGAAAVNGNTVDLNTRGFQFYEGSDPAQQIRVRFSGDYVADLASGSGAKLAVARLEPLMIGGLYPKNLEDRILIKLDQAPPYLLDTLVTVEDRDFYHHFGVSPKSIARAFWVNASAGQMRQGGSTLTQQLVKNFYLTNERSLTRKLTEAMMAVLLEVHYSKQEILEAYLNEVFVGQDGQRAVHGFGLASQYFFSQPLSELKLHQVALLVGLVKGPSYYNPRRNPERALERRNLVLDLLEQQGVATAEVVAAAKQMPLGVTKTGSLADSSFPGFLDLVKRQLREDYRDEDLTEEGLRIFTSFDPILQMKSESAMSEAFKRLAGRKGVDDVEAAMVVTNPETGEVQALIGSRKAGYAGFNRAIDAVRPIGSLVKPAIYLTALEQPSKYTLTSWVADEPFQVKGADGQVWKPQNFDHKAHGNIFLYQGLAHSYNLSSAKLGLELGVPNVFKTIGKLGVQTDWPAYPSMLLGAGALSPMQVANMYQTIANGGFNTPMRGIRSVLTAEGEPLKRYPFQIQQRFDPGSIYLLQNAMQRVMREGTGRSVYNVLPSSLNLAGKSGTTNDSRDSWFAGFSQDLLAVVWLGRDDNGKTPFTGATGALQVWTSFMKKADPLPLDMALPGNVVQVWVNAATGQGTDPGCPNAVQMPYIRGSEPAPGASCGGPAAAPAQEVMDWVKGWLN